From one Catenuloplanes nepalensis genomic stretch:
- a CDS encoding 3-oxoacyl-ACP synthase III family protein, whose amino-acid sequence MIMTRVGITAAASALPEREVETADLQRQVADASGLRLPDGMFEQLTGVRRRRIAAGDEYASTLAVAAARRVLDDAGLDPLDVDVLLFASASRDMAEPATAHVVQAELGSRAHALDVTNACNSFINGIDLARSLIIAGRAGRVLVVTGETPTRAMRTTLTGGMQAVRDAFAGYTFGDGGAAVLVEPVGSGGILDIDTETHSEHWRVGGIPGGGSRLPRGDEHTYFSGEGHTLRAVFEKIGAGIIERVAARTGLDWDDYRHVLVHQVTGPYLARFVEITGVPESKLVPTLPSLGNLASASLGVQLTRVFPGLRSGDRILLVGLGGGVSMMTMVWEKA is encoded by the coding sequence CCCGGAGCGCGAGGTGGAGACCGCCGACCTGCAGCGGCAGGTCGCCGACGCCAGTGGCCTGCGCCTGCCGGACGGCATGTTCGAGCAGCTCACCGGCGTGCGGCGACGCCGGATCGCGGCCGGCGACGAGTACGCGTCCACGCTCGCGGTCGCGGCCGCCCGGCGCGTGCTCGACGACGCCGGCCTGGACCCGCTCGACGTCGACGTGCTGCTCTTCGCGTCCGCCAGCCGGGACATGGCCGAGCCGGCCACCGCGCACGTCGTGCAGGCCGAACTCGGCTCGCGCGCGCACGCGCTCGACGTGACCAACGCGTGCAACAGCTTCATCAACGGCATCGACCTGGCCCGGTCGCTGATCATCGCGGGGCGGGCCGGGCGCGTGCTGGTCGTCACCGGCGAGACGCCGACCCGCGCGATGCGCACCACGCTCACCGGCGGCATGCAGGCGGTCCGGGACGCGTTCGCCGGATACACGTTCGGCGACGGCGGCGCCGCGGTGCTGGTCGAGCCGGTCGGCAGCGGCGGCATCCTGGACATCGACACGGAGACGCACTCGGAGCACTGGCGGGTCGGCGGGATTCCCGGCGGCGGATCGCGGCTGCCGCGCGGCGACGAGCACACCTACTTCAGCGGCGAGGGGCACACGCTGCGCGCGGTCTTCGAGAAGATCGGCGCCGGCATCATCGAGCGCGTCGCCGCCCGCACCGGCCTGGACTGGGACGACTACCGGCACGTGCTCGTCCACCAGGTCACCGGGCCGTACCTCGCCCGGTTCGTGGAGATCACCGGTGTGCCCGAGTCGAAGCTGGTGCCCACGCTGCCGTCGCTGGGAAACCTGGCGAGCGCCAGTCTCGGCGTGCAGCTGACGCGGGTCTTCCCCGGCCTCCGCTCCGGCGACCGAATACTGCTCGTCGGCCTCGGCGGCGGCGTCAGCATGATGACCATGGTCTGGGAGAAGGCCTGA